A DNA window from Ficedula albicollis isolate OC2 chromosome 1, FicAlb1.5, whole genome shotgun sequence contains the following coding sequences:
- the ZDHHC23 gene encoding palmitoyltransferase ZDHHC23 isoform X2, translating into MEEPLCCCEYVDRRGRRNHLVACCCDCEELDDGCDRWLTCKSLPPGALERIADTVADRLRVPWFSGAVKINVSLVPPLVLLPVFLHVASLHFLLGLIILTSLPVVVLWYYYLTHRRKERTLFFLSLGLFSLGYMYYVFLREVVPRGHVEYSQVVALTCGLILMLVALSRAKKDPGYLPIPAGNEKPSHQGLPNRSVRGSSSGLHGVSGAGSSRAVNGEAKGYCRMSAEQPEGVKKDWCTKCQLVRPARAGHCRLCGRCVRRLDHHCVWINSCVGEQNHQAFILALSFFMLTSVYGITLTLHTICRGQTPFVALLYCPGVYSDYSSALSFTCVWYCAIVTAGMGYILLIQLLNISYNVTEREARLALRDNTGRRLLGGALLRTSCDSPLSADGVVVAH; encoded by the exons ATGGAggagcccctctgctgctgcGAGTACGTGGACCGGCGCGGCCGGCGCAACCACCTGGTGGCGTGCTGCTGCGACTGCGAGGAGCTGGACGACGGCTGCGACAG GTGGCTGACGTGCAAGTCCCTGCCCCCGGGAGCGCTGGAGAGGATCGCCGACACCGTCGCGGACCGGCTGCGGGTCCCCTGGTTCTCGGGGGCCGTGAAGATCAACGTCAGCCTCGTGCCGCCGCTCGTGCTGCTGCCCGTCTTCCTCCACGTTGCCTCCCTGCACTTCCTGCTGGGGCTCATCATCCTGACGTCTCTGCCCGTCGTGGTGCTGTGGTATTACTACCTCACCCACCGGAGGAAGGAACGGACTCTCTTCTTCTTGAGCCTGGGGCTCTTCTCCTTGGGATACATGTACTATGTGTTTCTCCGGGAGGTGGTTCCCCGGGGCCACGTGGAGTATTCCCAAGTGGTCGCTCTCACGTGCGGGTTAATTCTTATGCTTGTAGCCCTGTCTCGAGCCAAGAAGGACCCTGGCTAccttcccatcccagcaggcaACGAGAAGCCATCGCACCAAGGTTTGCCCAACAGGAGTGTTAGAGGGAGCTCCAGCGGGCTCCATGGCGTCtcaggtgctggcagcagccgCGCTGTGAATGGGGAGGCTAAAGGTTATTGCAGGATGTCAGCTGAGCAGCCAGAAGGTGTGAAAAAGGACTGGTGCACTAAATGCCAGCTGGTCAGGCCAGCCCGAGCAGGGCACTGCCGGCTTTGTGGCAGGTGTGTGAGGAGACTGGACCATCACTGTGTCTG GATTAACAGCTGCGTAGGAGAGCAGAACCATCAAGCTTTCATCCTTGCACTCTCCTTCTTCATGCTCACCTCTGTGTATGGGATTACCTTGACCCTGCATACCATCTGTAGGGGCCAAACTCCATTTGTGGCATTGCTCTACTGCCCCGGGGTCTATTCTGACTACAG ctctgctctgtcgTTCACCTGTGTATGGTACTGTGCCATTGTAACAGCTGGCATGGGATACATCCTCCTTATCCAGCTGTTGAACATCAGCTACAACGTGACTGAGAGGGAAGCTCGGCTGGCTCTGCGGGACAACACTGGGCGCAGACTGCTGGGCGG CGCTCTGCTGAGGACATCGTGTGACAGCCCTCTTTCTGCAGATGGCGTTGTTGTGGCTCACTGA
- the ZDHHC23 gene encoding palmitoyltransferase ZDHHC23 isoform X1, protein MEEPLCCCEYVDRRGRRNHLVACCCDCEELDDGCDRWLTCKSLPPGALERIADTVADRLRVPWFSGAVKINVSLVPPLVLLPVFLHVASLHFLLGLIILTSLPVVVLWYYYLTHRRKERTLFFLSLGLFSLGYMYYVFLREVVPRGHVEYSQVVALTCGLILMLVALSRAKKDPGYLPIPAGNEKPSHQGLPNRSVRGSSSGLHGVSGAGSSRAVNGEAKGYCRMSAEQPEGVKKDWCTKCQLVRPARAGHCRLCGRCVRRLDHHCVWINSCVGEQNHQAFILALSFFMLTSVYGITLTLHTICRGQTPFVALLYCPGVYSDYSSALSFTCVWYCAIVTAGMGYILLIQLLNISYNVTEREARLALRDNTGRRLLGGLVIDTGQYNRGLLCNWGHFLSLGSSPPQRSAEDIV, encoded by the exons ATGGAggagcccctctgctgctgcGAGTACGTGGACCGGCGCGGCCGGCGCAACCACCTGGTGGCGTGCTGCTGCGACTGCGAGGAGCTGGACGACGGCTGCGACAG GTGGCTGACGTGCAAGTCCCTGCCCCCGGGAGCGCTGGAGAGGATCGCCGACACCGTCGCGGACCGGCTGCGGGTCCCCTGGTTCTCGGGGGCCGTGAAGATCAACGTCAGCCTCGTGCCGCCGCTCGTGCTGCTGCCCGTCTTCCTCCACGTTGCCTCCCTGCACTTCCTGCTGGGGCTCATCATCCTGACGTCTCTGCCCGTCGTGGTGCTGTGGTATTACTACCTCACCCACCGGAGGAAGGAACGGACTCTCTTCTTCTTGAGCCTGGGGCTCTTCTCCTTGGGATACATGTACTATGTGTTTCTCCGGGAGGTGGTTCCCCGGGGCCACGTGGAGTATTCCCAAGTGGTCGCTCTCACGTGCGGGTTAATTCTTATGCTTGTAGCCCTGTCTCGAGCCAAGAAGGACCCTGGCTAccttcccatcccagcaggcaACGAGAAGCCATCGCACCAAGGTTTGCCCAACAGGAGTGTTAGAGGGAGCTCCAGCGGGCTCCATGGCGTCtcaggtgctggcagcagccgCGCTGTGAATGGGGAGGCTAAAGGTTATTGCAGGATGTCAGCTGAGCAGCCAGAAGGTGTGAAAAAGGACTGGTGCACTAAATGCCAGCTGGTCAGGCCAGCCCGAGCAGGGCACTGCCGGCTTTGTGGCAGGTGTGTGAGGAGACTGGACCATCACTGTGTCTG GATTAACAGCTGCGTAGGAGAGCAGAACCATCAAGCTTTCATCCTTGCACTCTCCTTCTTCATGCTCACCTCTGTGTATGGGATTACCTTGACCCTGCATACCATCTGTAGGGGCCAAACTCCATTTGTGGCATTGCTCTACTGCCCCGGGGTCTATTCTGACTACAG ctctgctctgtcgTTCACCTGTGTATGGTACTGTGCCATTGTAACAGCTGGCATGGGATACATCCTCCTTATCCAGCTGTTGAACATCAGCTACAACGTGACTGAGAGGGAAGCTCGGCTGGCTCTGCGGGACAACACTGGGCGCAGACTGCTGGGCGGGTTAGTGATAGACACTGGCCAGTATAACAGGGGACTGCTGTGCAACTGGGGCCACTTCCTGAGCCTGGGGTCTTCTCCTCCACAGCGCTCTGCTGAGGACATCGTGTGA